The Xenopus tropicalis strain Nigerian chromosome 7, UCB_Xtro_10.0, whole genome shotgun sequence genome includes a region encoding these proteins:
- the LOC116412207 gene encoding glycine-rich cell wall structural protein-like isoform X1: protein MGWYCRFCVRELGRVLGMGWYCRFCVRELGWVLVLQVLCEGIGPGAGNGLVLQVLCEGIGPGAGNGLVLQVLCEGIGLGAGNGLVLQVLCEGIGLGAGNGLVLQVLCEGIGPGAGNGLVLQVLGEGIGPGAGNGLVLQVLCEGIGLGAGNGLVLQVLCEGIGPGAGNGLVLQVLCEGIGLGAGNGLVLQVLWEGIGPGAGNGLVLQVLCEGIGLGAGTAGSV, encoded by the exons ATGGGCTGGTACTGCAG GTTCTGTGTGAGGGAATTGGGCCGGGTGCTGGGAATGGGCTGGTACTGCAG GTTCTGTGTGAGGGAATTGGGCTGGGTGCTGGTACTGCAGGTTCTGTGTGAGGGAATTGGGCCGGGTGCTGGGAATGGGCTGGTACTGCAGGTTCTGTGTGAGGGAATTGGGCCGGGTGCTGGGAATGGGCTGGTACTGCAG GTTCTGTGTGAGGGAATTGGGCTGGGTGCTGGGAATGGGCTGGTACTGCAGGTTCTGTGTGAGGGAATTGGGCTGG GTGCTGGGAATGGGCTGGTACTGCAGGTTCTGTGTGAGGGAATTGGGCCGGGTGCTGGGAATGGGCTGGTACTGCAGGTTCTGGGTGAGGGAATTGGGCCGGGTGCTGGGAATGGGCTGGTACTGCAGGTTCTGTGTGAGGGAATTGGGCTGGGTGCTGGGAATGGGCTGGTACTGCAGGTTCTGTGTGAGGGAATTGGGCCGGGTGCTGGGAATGGGCTGGTACTGCAG GTTCTGTGTGAGGGAATTGGGCTGGGTGCTGGGAATGGGCTGGTACTGCAGGTTCTGTGGGAGGGAATTGGGCCGGGTGCTGGGAATGGGCTGGTACTGCAGGTTCTGTGTGAGGGAATTGGGCTGGGTGCTGGTACTGCAGGTTCTGTGTGA